The proteins below are encoded in one region of Brassica napus cultivar Da-Ae chromosome A6, Da-Ae, whole genome shotgun sequence:
- the LOC106346603 gene encoding sodium/hydrogen exchanger 8 isoform X4, with protein sequence MTSITDAALPYFSPEKTSLSLSYSAESGSRPVDAVIFAGVSLVLGTACRQLFNGTRVPYTVVLLVIGIVLGSLEYGTNHSLGKMGHGIRIWNDINPDLLLAVFLPALLFESSFSMDVHQIKRCLGQMVLLAGPGVLISTFWIGSLLKLTFPYNWDWKTSLLLGALLGATDPVAVVALLKELGASKKMTTIIDGESLMNDGVSVVVFQLFLKMVMGSTSDWSFIIKFLTQNSFGAVGIGVALGIASVFWLRFVFNDIVVQITVTLSVSYFAYYTAQEWAGVSGILTVMTLGMFFAAFARTAFKGENHQSLHHFWEMVAYIANTLVFILSGVIIAVGDFSSRKISYEGASWGFLFLLYLYVQLSRCVMVGVLYPLLRRFGYGLDWKESIILTWSGLRGAVSLSLALSVKFLFFTGGIVFLTLVVNGSTTQFLLHLLRMDTLTGTKKRILEYTKFQMMNTAFKAFENLGDDEELGSADWHTVIGHIPSLKNLQGEQVDPHDGCEAGNVDPTNIMDIRIRFLNGVQAAYWEMLDDGRITQGTANVLMQSVDEALDLVSTESLCDWRGLKPCVHFPKYYKFLQSRIIPRKFVSYLIVERLESACYISSAFLRAHRIARQQLHGFLGDSDIASVVINESEVEGEEAKQFLEDVRDSFPQVLSVLKTRQVTHYVLNHLNGYIKNLEKVGLLEGKEVSHLHDAVQSDLKKLLRNPPSLKLPNAHDLITTNPLLRPL encoded by the exons ATGACGAGTATCACCGACGCGGCGTTGCCGTACTTTTCACCGGAGAAAACAAGTTTGTCGTTGTCGTATTCCGCCGAGAGCGGTTCGAGACCTGTAGATGCAGTTATATTCGCGGGAGTTTCGCTGGTTCTCGGCACAGCCTGCAGACAACTGTTTAACGGCACCAGAGTTCCGTATACCGTCGTTCTCCTCGTCATCGGCATCGTTCTCGGATCTCTAG AGTACGGGACTAATCACAGCCTTGGGAAGATGGGCCATGGTATTCGTATCT GGAATGATATTAACCCTGACCTACTTTTGGCTGTTTTTCTCCCTGCTCTTCTTTTTGAGAGCTCATTCTCCATGGATGTTCACCAGATCAAG AGATGTCTTGGACAAATGGTTCTGCTTGCTGGCCCTGGAGTTTTGATTTCCACGTTTTGGATTGGTTCTCTCTTGAAG CTTACTTTTCCATATAACTGGGATTGGAAAACATCATTGTTGCTTGGAGCACTTTTAGGTGCTACCGACCCTGTGGCTGTTGTTGCTTTGCTGAAGGAGCTTGGTGCTAGTAAGAAGATGACCACTATAATTGACGGGGAGTCCTTGATGAATGACGG GGTGTCAGTTGTGGTCTTCCAGTTATTCTTGAAGATGGTGATGGGGAGTACCTCTGATTGGAGTTTCATAATCAAATTTCTTACTCAAAACTCGTTTGGAGC TGTAGGCATTGGTGTAGCTTTGGGCATTGCATCAGTTTTTTGGCTTAGATTCGTGTTTAATGACATAGTGGTTCAGATCACTGTAACGCTTTCAGTTAGCTATTTCGCGTATTACACT GCTCAAGAGTGGGCTGGGGTTTCTGGAATTTTGACTGTGATGACTTTGGGGAT GTTTTTCGCTGCATTTGCAAGGACAGCATTTAAGGGTGAGAACCACCAGAGTTTGCATCACTTCTG GGAAATGGTCGCTTATATTGCAAACACATTAGTTTTTATACTCAG TGGTGTTATTATTGCTGTAGGCGACTTTAGCAGTCGGAAAATATCTTACGAAG GAGCCTCGTGGGGCTTTCTTTTCCTCTTATACTTGTATGTCCAACTATCCCGATGTGTAATGGTTGGAGTTTTGTACCCATTGCTACGTCGTTTTGGCTATGGCTTAGATTGGAAGGAATCCATCATACTCACGTGGTCTGGATTAAGGGGTGCTGTGTCCCTATCACTCGCTCTATCTGTAAAA TTTCTGTTCTTTACTGGTGGGATTGTGTTCCTAACTTTGGTTGTTAATGGATCCACTACCCAATTCCTCTTGCACCTTCTTCGCATGGACACTTTAACGGGCACCAAG AAAAGAATACTGGAGTATACAAAGTTTCAAATGATGAACACCGCCTTCAAAGCTTTTGAAAACCTTGGAGATGACGAGGAGCTTGGATCTGCTGACTGGCATACAGTTATAGGACATATTCCAAGTTTGAAAAATTTACAAGGGGAACAAGTTGATCCTCATGATGGGTGTGAAGCTGGCAATGTTGACCCAACGAATATAATGGACATACGTATACGCTTCTTAAATG GTGTTCAGGCAGCTTACTGGGAGATGCTTGATGATGGGAGGATTACACAAGGTACTGCCAACGTTTTGATGCAATCAGTAGATGAGGCACTCGACCTTGTTTCTACAGAGTCTTTATGCGACTGGAGAGGTTTAAAACCGtgtgttcatttcccaaagtaCTACAAGTTTCTTCAATCAAGAATTATCCCCCGCAAGTTCGTCAGTTATTTAATCGTTGAAAGACTCGAATCTGCTTGTTACATTTCCTCTGCATTTCTCCGTGCTCATAGGATTGCGCGACAGCAATTGCATGGCTTTCTAG GTGACAGTGACATTGCTTCTGTTGTAATCAATGAAAGTGAGGTGGAGGGAGAAGAAGCAAAACAATTCTTGGAAGATGTCCGAGATTCATTTCCTCAG GTTTTGAGTGTTTTGAAAACAAGACAAGTAACACATTACGTGCTGAACCATCTAAATGGGTATATCAAAAATCTTGAGAAGGTTGGGCTTTTAGAAGGAAAAGAGGTTTCTCATCTTCATGATGCTGTCCAG TCTGACTTGAAGAAGCTCCTGAGAAATCCTCCTTCACTAAAACTTCCAAATGCACACGATTTGATCACCACCAATCCTTTATTGAGACCTCTCTGA